The Saccopteryx leptura isolate mSacLep1 chromosome 2, mSacLep1_pri_phased_curated, whole genome shotgun sequence genome has a window encoding:
- the LOC136391463 gene encoding spermatogenesis-associated protein 31E1-like: protein MTEVTVDACRDCLHELEEVRNLMSILGSHLGRPPATDNSCQRSDQDLPGEASTKGPEVAHGSCPVPVKEAVPLVSPVAFPAPSTLCPLPLASTCSTDQHDLKGMPLGTEVTSPRPENTFLLSPIPATSASCSACPTKSLSWQRVTSKALFFPFSSQPESQQEHPSSHPPLASFWEDPTDKQVETGSLSFVHHEVQKLLEMMLTKKAQLKVWEEKEKKGPFSNIKCVDSHLNSLGNMWKSLGAEQDTMTSLPFWSTKGKQEPVPGAQQSSHLKFLGDHLHQRWSQLFWGLPSLHSESLVATFWASKGSFSLEPISMAFNGLCNSIPVPVPGQPGTSSGLSQAPALPPPGAHPQPFNRHLTRSQPLTPAQIQTQTHVISSPTIRPPSSAHQMRTSGVSCPTPQNKEQKLVPIKIQPLEPPSLKEQLQSVKASPSVTGTIQGGFRHPTPNLPQGSEASHGHRSVSIPHRELNSPHHQKQHLQKRIFKDKQQDGPDFRVQVSLKLMQAQGQCPGVSQAQDSQKMEPRIQRRSHMKNQPGQDLSRGLWQCVGMTLKGPTRGPGNFAVEFQEMNSNKSEHHGKPPKSDPGTCLHRDPNKKPLEALLQAHLGRKLEQMTQGLIPVRVRRSWLTASHTFPNLDTHRETQASLKSRGHYVNTSCELSFLDPPVRHVLESHIIKFRVGQKWGLPFQAVGPLKLKQREAQHPPLPPSPSSPPDVCVSGVHSKSNFTKLLGKPPQPLSGEKVITTESVLTWAGPLPTTSPEVEEIQKATGGTPSGFGHGPSEAPLTGQQIRPPSQSLTLGLMGKTQQTGAVMEVEERSLGSKPSLATAKNEPRKGRGAQNSGDPCHRAAVLEGILGSQSSGTNEARDAVHAEETPPWEVTVGPGVLASPRTIIMGVRWSGCPGHHESSSLTKKSVARDAEKLFRKTMISTMMEPQGNAESEIQLQGRAAGVLLPDNHTEVLLQDYATGVLFNDSGTSMLLQDPQTDVLLAADILAAHSSLTSSSRESTSVDVPAAQVPHDLIWNAQSSQGQQVPRVSKVKCPCESQSKMSLPPDKREDAKRHSLGEHKEGQAMVTAIRQILVEKLGLHQEFHAKESHQHKTQSQAPVGGFSSYHKALSSPQQGREMEDTAYTHQVIPNGHKNSPNKSGSTRDRISKWAFSPTKPGCPGRPSQHGLKVAEVSDQLRRYPTCCPSSGQPGCAFQVSSSKSVFSKTTQELNRQERASPGSKPNIF from the exons CCTGCAGAGATTGCCTGCATGAACTGGAAGAGGTTCGGAACCTAATGTCCATTCTTGGAAG CCACCTGGGGAGGCCTCCTGCCACGGACAACTCTTGTCAGCGCTCAGATCAAGACCTTCCCGGTGAGGCAAGCACAAAAGGGCCCGAGGTAGCCCACGGTAGCTGCCCAGTGCCTGTGAAAGAGGCCGTGCCCCTCGTATCCCCGGTGGCTTTCCCAGCTCCTTCTACCCTGTGTCCTCTACCTCTGGCCTCCACCTGCTCAACAGACCAACATGACTTGAAGGGAatgcccctgggcactgaggtgacCAGCCCACGTCCAGAGAACACCTTTCTGCTGTCTCCCATCCCGGCCACCTCAGCCAGCTGCTCAGCCTGTCCCACTAAGTCCCTGTCCTGGCAGAGGGTGACTAGCAAGGCCTTGTTCTTCCCCTTCTCATCACAGCCTGAGTCACAGCAAGAGCACCCATCCAGCCACCCACCCCTGGCCTCATTCTGGGAAGACCCCACAGACAAGCAGGTAGAGACTGGTAGCCTCTCCTTTGTCCACCATGAAGTCCAGAAGCTGCTGGAGATGATGCTCACCAAAAAAGCACAACTGAAGgtgtgggaggagaaagaaaagaaggggccattttcaaatattaagtGCGTGGACAGCCACCTGAACTCTTTGGGGAACATGTGGAAATCTCTGGGTGCTGAGCAGGACACCATGACCTCCCTGCCCTTCTGGAGCACAAAGGGCAAACAAGAGCCTGTGCCTGGTGCTCAGCAGTCCTCACATCTCAAGTTCCTGGGCGATCATCTACATCAGAGATGGAGCCAGCTTTTCTGGGGCCTCCCCTCTCTGCACAGCGAGTCCCTGGTGGCTACATTCTGGGCGTCCAAAGGCTCTTTTTCCCTAGAGCCTATTTCAATGGCATTTAATGGACTGTGTAACAGCATCCCAGTTCCAGTTCCAGGTCAGCCTGGAACATCTTCAGGTCTTTCCCAGGCCCCAGCCTTGCCGCCCCCTGGGGCCCACCCACAACCATTCAATAGACACTTGACACGGTCCCAACCCTTAACTCCAGCTCAGATCCAGACCCAGACCCATGTCATATCCTCCCCCACAATCCGACCACCTTCTTCTGCGCACCAGATGAGGACCTCTGGGGTATCTTGCCCTACACCCCAGAATAAAGAACAGAAACTTGTCCCGATAAAAATTCAGCCTCTGGAACCACCCTCGCTGAAGGAACAACTGCAAAGTGTGAAGGCATCACCGTCTGTCACCGGAACAATTCAGGGAGGCTTTAGACACCCCACTCCCAACCTTCCCCAGGGTAGCGAGGCTTCCCATGGCCACAGGTCAGTGTCCATACCTCACAGAGAGTTGAACAGCCCTCATCATCAGAAGCAACATCTTCAGAAGAGGATCTTCAAGGACAAACAACAGGATGGCCCGGACTTCAGGGTCCAGGTGTCTCTGAAACTGATGCAGGCCCAGGGCCAATGCCCAGGGGTGAGTCAGGCACAGGACTCACAGAAGATGGAGCCCAGGATCCAGAGAAGGTCTCACATGAAGAACCAACCAGGGCAGGACCTCAGCAGGGGTCTATGGCAATGTGTGGGGATGACCCTGAAAGGTCCCACCAGAGGCCCAGGCAACTTTGCAGTGGAGTTTCAGGAAATGAACTCCAACAAGTCAGAGCATCACGGGAAGCCTCCAAAGAGTGACCCAGGAACTTGCTTACACAGAGACCCAAATAAGAAACCTCTAGAAGCACTCTTACAGGCCCATTTGGGCAGGAAGTTAGAACAGATGACACAGGGTTTGATCCCTGTGAGGGTGCGCCGATCCTGGCTTACTGCCAGTCATACTTTTCCCAATCTTGACACTCACAGGGAAACTCAAGCATCTTTGAAGAGTCGGGGACACTACGTGAACACCTCTTGTGAGCTTTCCTTCCTCGATCCACCTGTTAGACATGTTCTGGAATCACACATTATAAAGTTTCGGGTTGGACAAAAATGGGGCCTGCCCTTCCAGGCCGTTGGTCCCCTAAAGCTCAAGCAACGTGAGGCTCAACATCCGCCCCTTCCACCGTCCCCCTCGTCCCCTCCAGATGTCTGTGTGTCTGGGGTCCACTCAAAATCCAACTTCACCAAGCTCTTGGGAAAACCTCCTCAGCCCTTATCAGGAGAGAAGGTGATAACCACTGAGTCAGTTCTCACCTGGGCaggtcccctccccaccacctcacctgaggtggaggaaatcCAGAAAGCCACGGGAGGGACACCTTCTGGTTTTGGCCACGGGCCCTCAGAGGCCCCTCTGACTGGACAGCAGATCAGGCCACCTTCTCAGTCTCTTACACTCGGCCTCATGGGAAAAACCCAGCAGACTGGGGCTGTCATGGAGGTTGAGGAAAGGAGTCTTGGATCAAAGCCAAGCTTAGCAACAGCTAAAAATGAGCCACGGAAGGGAAGAGGGGCTCAGAATTCAGGAGACCCCTGTCATAGGGCCGCAGTACTGGAAGGAATCTTAGGGTCCCAATCGTCAGGGACTAACGAGGCCAGAGATGCTGTGCATGCTGAGGAGACCCCTCCTTGGGAAGTCACTGTGGGTCCCGGTGTGCTGGCTTCTCCCAGAACCATTATTATGGGTGTGAGGTGGTCAGGGTGTCCAGGCCATCATGAAAGCTCCTCACTGACTAAAAAATCAGTGGccagagatgcagaaaaattattcCGGAAAACAATGATTTCCACTATGATGGAGCCACAAGGGAATGCAGAGTCAGAGATCCAGCTTCAAGGCCGGGCCGCGGGCGTGCTCCTTCCAGACAATCACACTGAAGTCCTCCTGCAAGATTATGCCACCGGCGTGCTCTTCAATGACTCTGGCACCAGCATGCTCCTCCAAGACCCTCAAACTGATGTGCTTCTCGCTGCAGACATCTTGGCTGCTCACAGTTCACTGACCAGTTCCTCGAGGGAGAGTACCAGTGTGGACGTGCCAGCTGCCCAAGTGCCACATGACCTCATATGGAATGCACAGAGCAGTCAGGGGCAGCAGGTGCCCAGGGTATCAAAAGTTAAATGCCCATGTGAGAGCCAAAGCAAGATGTCTCTTCCTCCTGATAAGAGGGAGGATGCTAAGAGACACAGCCTAGGAGAACACAAAGAAGGCCAGGCCATGGTAACAGCTATCAGACAGATCCTGGTGGAGAAATTAGGACTTCACCAAGAATTTCATGCCAAAGAGTCACATCAGCACAAAACACAGTCCCAGGCCCCAGTAGGTGGGTTTTCCTCTTACCACAAGGCTCTCTCTTCTCCACAGCAGGGAAGAGAGATGGAAGATACGGCCTATACTCACCAAGTCATCCCCAATGGCCACAAAAATAGTCCCAACAAGAGTGGGTCGACCAGAGACAGGATCAGCAAGTGGGCCTTCTCACCCACAAAGCCAGGGTGCCCAGGTAGACCCTCCCAACATGGGCTGAAGGTAGCAGAGGTCTCAGACCAACTACGTCGTTACCCTACATGCTGTCCCTCCTCTGGTCAACCAGGGTGTGCCTTTCAAGTCTCCTCCAGTAAGAGTGTTTTCTCCAAAACAACACAGGAGCTTAACAGGCAGGAACGTGCTTCCCCTGGTAGCAAACCTAATATTTTCTAA